One Rhodanobacteraceae bacterium DNA segment encodes these proteins:
- a CDS encoding cation:proton antiporter: MHGDSHFLESLAVVLCVAAATTVLCQRVRLPVVFGYLLAGVMIGPHAPPLLVADPGVIVTLSELGVILLMFYIGMELSLRKLGEVGPRGFAVVLVEMGLMLFLGYLAGRLAGFTPIECAFLAAMLSISSTTIIARTFEEQKVSPRLREQVFGALVMEDIVAILLIALLTTLATTRSFDFAGLATAAGRLGIFLSILMLVGLVTVPRLIRFVVSLRRPETTLVTSVGVCFAAALAAQRYEYSVALGAFLAGCLVAESGEGKRIAAQIRPLRDMFTAVFFVSVGLSIDPAQIVAQAGWIALFAALVVFGKFLGVAVGFFATGSAVRFSSQAGLAMGQIGEFSFIIAGLGVSLGAVDSSLYPIAVGVSCVTTLMTPIAVKYSGQFGEWIDARLPRALQTFVSLYGSWIEQLGDARKRGTLGTRVGRLIRLIVLDAALLVAVLIAASVGGDEVAAFLQRKVPAIADFARWVVAAGFLVLAVPMVLGLFRLIRALGRALALAALPAAPEGHVDFANAPRRAFVVALQLGLMVLVALPCLALVQPFLPGLKGTLPLLLLFLVAGYAFWRSATQLQGHVRAGAQALVAAVAVPGATADQQAEALDQMEQVLPGLGDLAPFALSEGNPWIGRSLAEINLRAVTAATVLAIRRGEDAVLTPDGSQRLILGDVLILTGTHDAIDAARRRLRDGGKA; encoded by the coding sequence ATGCATGGAGATTCCCACTTCCTGGAAAGTCTTGCGGTAGTGCTGTGTGTGGCCGCGGCCACCACGGTGCTGTGCCAGCGCGTGCGCCTGCCTGTCGTATTCGGTTATCTGCTGGCCGGCGTGATGATCGGGCCGCATGCGCCGCCGCTGCTGGTGGCCGATCCCGGGGTGATCGTCACGCTGTCGGAACTGGGCGTGATCCTGCTGATGTTCTACATCGGCATGGAGCTGTCACTGCGCAAGCTCGGAGAAGTGGGCCCGCGCGGCTTTGCCGTGGTGCTGGTGGAAATGGGGCTGATGCTGTTCCTCGGCTATCTGGCCGGGCGGCTGGCTGGATTCACCCCGATCGAGTGCGCCTTTCTGGCGGCCATGCTGTCGATCTCGTCGACGACCATCATTGCCCGCACCTTCGAAGAGCAGAAAGTCAGCCCGCGGCTGCGTGAGCAGGTCTTCGGCGCGCTGGTCATGGAAGATATCGTCGCGATCCTGCTGATCGCCCTGCTGACCACGCTGGCGACCACCCGCAGTTTCGATTTTGCCGGATTGGCCACGGCGGCCGGGCGCCTGGGCATCTTCCTGTCCATCCTCATGCTGGTGGGGCTGGTCACGGTGCCGCGCCTGATTCGTTTCGTGGTGTCGCTACGGCGACCGGAAACCACGCTGGTGACCTCGGTTGGTGTCTGTTTTGCCGCCGCGCTGGCGGCGCAGCGCTATGAGTATTCGGTAGCGCTGGGCGCTTTCCTGGCCGGCTGTCTGGTGGCCGAATCCGGCGAGGGCAAGCGCATTGCCGCCCAGATTCGACCGCTGCGCGACATGTTCACCGCGGTGTTCTTCGTGTCGGTGGGCCTGTCCATCGATCCGGCGCAGATCGTGGCCCAGGCCGGTTGGATTGCGCTGTTCGCGGCGCTGGTGGTGTTCGGCAAGTTCCTCGGCGTGGCGGTGGGCTTCTTTGCCACCGGCAGCGCCGTGCGTTTCTCATCCCAGGCCGGACTGGCCATGGGTCAGATCGGCGAGTTCTCCTTCATCATCGCCGGGCTCGGAGTCAGCCTGGGCGCGGTCGATTCCTCGCTCTATCCGATTGCCGTGGGCGTGTCCTGCGTGACCACGTTGATGACACCGATCGCGGTGAAGTACTCCGGGCAATTTGGCGAGTGGATAGACGCCCGCCTGCCGCGCGCACTGCAGACTTTCGTGTCGCTCTACGGCAGCTGGATCGAACAACTGGGTGATGCCCGCAAGCGCGGCACCCTGGGCACCCGGGTGGGCCGCCTGATCCGCCTGATCGTTCTCGATGCGGCCTTGCTGGTCGCGGTGCTGATCGCCGCCAGTGTCGGTGGAGACGAGGTGGCGGCCTTTCTCCAGCGCAAGGTGCCGGCGATCGCCGACTTCGCCCGCTGGGTGGTCGCCGCCGGCTTTCTGGTTCTCGCGGTGCCGATGGTGCTCGGCCTGTTCCGACTGATTCGCGCGCTCGGACGCGCCCTGGCACTGGCGGCCTTGCCGGCCGCGCCAGAGGGTCATGTCGATTTCGCCAATGCGCCGCGGCGGGCCTTCGTCGTGGCCTTGCAACTGGGCTTGATGGTGCTGGTGGCCCTGCCCTGCCTGGCGCTGGTCCAACCCTTCCTGCCTGGATTGAAAGGCACGCTGCCGCTGTTGCTGCTGTTCCTGGTGGCGGGCTACGCCTTCTGGCGCAGTGCCACGCAATTGCAGGGACATGTACGCGCCGGCGCTCAGGCGCTGGTGGCGGCTGTTGCCGTGCCGGGCGCCACCGCCGACCAGCAGGCCGAAGCGCTGGACCAGATGGAACAGGTGCTGCCGGGACTGGGTGATCTGGCGCCCTTTGCCCTGAGCGAGGGTAATCCCTGGATCGGTCGCTCGCTGGCCGAAATCAATCTGCGCGCAGTGACGGCGGCAACGGTGCTGGCGATCCGTCGCGGCGAGGACGCCGTGCTGACGCCCGATGGCAGCCAGCGACTGATCCTGGGCGATGTACTGATTCTCACCGGCACCCACGACGCCATCGACGCCGCCCGCCGACGGCTGCGGGATGGCGGCAAGGCATGA
- a CDS encoding type II/IV secretion system protein, producing the protein MNQSIHESVGADAGVADTEAAVACHSPVSDAAPWPSPDFVEGMTPLVIGQAERLLPFELRLRGGMQQQGGLLSLRSMADGLSLLLCRDQSNLERVTIPGSHLVDIRVSARSATAPPPVEPLAVTPVPAEADGDPRWIADRSQLGAYLEHWPDDPELARRQLPRAELGQLAEVMHGADLAREALSRAGRFGLPLLAPELLEADPAALALLAPAVARRLMALPLLVRGGVLALAVADPARAGLNNQLEFVTGHRVLLLLCPPGQVEAAIGRHYDRLEDRELMQALGILGGREHEGADATREMERLSSEQPVVRLVHDLMEAAARKRASDIHVRPGDQQVEVLYRIDGLLHVVRRMDRALLPAVVSRIKVLGGMNIAERRLPQDGRASLAFNERLIDLRISVLPTVDGESVVIRLLDTAQSLRDLDSLGLSPDDTVRLRDVLARSHGMVLVTGPTGSGKSTTLYAAINQVRHESINIVTVENPVEYHIAGIMQIQVNQNIGFTFARCLRNILRHDPDVVMVGEIRDAETATIATEAALTGHLLLSTLHTNSAATAVTRLLDLGVEAFLLRSTLLCVLAQRLARRNCPHCLVADRHDPHMAEVMGAQADESFYRGQGCSQCEGTGISGRVAVYELMTVDAGLRRLIEPHADADAIHRHALDQGMRTISQHALSLARGGTITLAEAFRIHVD; encoded by the coding sequence ATGAACCAGAGTATCCATGAGTCTGTGGGTGCTGACGCCGGTGTCGCCGACACCGAAGCGGCGGTAGCCTGCCATTCACCGGTTTCGGACGCTGCACCATGGCCGAGCCCTGACTTCGTCGAGGGCATGACGCCACTGGTGATCGGACAGGCCGAGCGCCTGCTGCCCTTCGAGCTGCGGCTGCGCGGCGGCATGCAGCAGCAGGGCGGATTGCTGTCGCTGCGCTCCATGGCCGATGGTCTGTCCTTGTTGCTGTGCCGCGACCAGAGCAATCTGGAACGGGTGACCATCCCGGGCTCCCATCTGGTTGATATCCGGGTGAGTGCGAGGAGCGCCACGGCGCCACCGCCAGTGGAGCCACTGGCGGTCACGCCGGTCCCAGCAGAAGCAGACGGCGATCCACGCTGGATAGCCGACCGCAGTCAGTTGGGTGCCTATCTGGAGCATTGGCCCGACGATCCGGAACTTGCTCGCAGGCAGTTGCCGCGGGCTGAGCTGGGCCAGCTGGCAGAGGTCATGCACGGCGCCGATCTGGCGCGCGAGGCCTTGAGCCGCGCCGGCCGTTTCGGCTTGCCGCTGCTGGCACCGGAGTTGCTCGAAGCGGACCCGGCGGCGCTGGCCTTGCTGGCGCCGGCGGTGGCTCGACGCCTGATGGCGCTGCCGCTGCTGGTGCGCGGTGGCGTGCTGGCCCTGGCCGTGGCCGATCCGGCGCGTGCCGGGCTGAACAACCAGCTCGAATTTGTCACCGGCCACCGTGTCCTGCTGCTGCTGTGTCCGCCAGGTCAGGTGGAAGCCGCCATCGGCCGTCACTATGACCGCCTCGAAGACCGCGAACTCATGCAGGCGCTGGGCATCCTGGGAGGGCGTGAGCACGAAGGCGCAGACGCCACCCGGGAGATGGAGCGGCTGTCGAGCGAGCAACCCGTGGTGCGACTGGTACATGATCTGATGGAGGCCGCGGCCCGAAAGCGGGCCTCGGACATCCATGTGCGCCCTGGCGACCAGCAGGTCGAGGTGCTGTACCGCATCGATGGTCTGCTGCATGTGGTTCGCCGCATGGACCGGGCGCTGCTGCCTGCGGTGGTCAGTCGCATCAAGGTGCTGGGCGGCATGAACATCGCCGAGCGGCGATTGCCGCAGGATGGGCGGGCCAGTCTGGCCTTCAACGAGCGACTGATCGATCTGCGGATCTCCGTCCTGCCCACGGTCGATGGCGAGAGCGTGGTCATCCGCTTGCTGGATACCGCGCAATCGCTGCGTGATCTGGACTCGCTCGGGCTGTCGCCGGACGACACCGTGCGCCTGCGCGACGTACTCGCGCGCAGTCATGGCATGGTGCTGGTCACCGGGCCCACGGGCTCGGGCAAGAGCACCACCCTGTACGCAGCCATCAATCAGGTGCGCCACGAGTCGATCAACATCGTCACGGTGGAGAATCCGGTCGAGTACCACATCGCCGGCATCATGCAGATCCAGGTCAATCAGAACATCGGTTTCACCTTCGCACGCTGTCTGCGCAATATCCTCAGACACGATCCCGATGTGGTCATGGTGGGCGAAATTCGCGATGCCGAGACCGCCACCATCGCCACCGAGGCAGCATTGACTGGTCACCTGCTGCTGTCCACGCTGCACACCAACAGCGCCGCCACTGCGGTCACCCGCCTGCTCGATCTGGGGGTTGAGGCCTTCCTGCTCCGATCAACCCTGCTGTGCGTGCTGGCTCAACGCCTGGCACGACGCAACTGCCCGCATTGTCTGGTGGCCGACCGTCATGATCCGCACATGGCGGAGGTGATGGGCGCGCAGGCCGATGAGAGCTTCTATCGCGGCCAGGGCTGTTCGCAGTGCGAGGGTACCGGCATCTCCGGGCGGGTGGCGGTCTATGAACTGATGACGGTTGATGCCGGCCTGCGGCGCCTGATCGAGCCGCACGCCGATGCCGATGCCATTCACCGCCACGCCCTGGATCAGGGCATGAGGACCATCAGCCAGCACGCGCTGAGTCTGGCCCGTGGCGGTACCATTACCCTGGCTGAAGCCTTCCGGATTCACGTCGATTGA